In the Rubrivivax gelatinosus IL144 genome, GTACTCGACGACGGTCTTCAGCTTGTAGCCACGGTCGGACTTGACCGGTTTCCAGTCGCTGAAGCTGCCCAGCAGCACGGCCTTCTGCGCCCCGAGAACGCCAGCCTGCAGCAGTTGCAGCAGCATGCGCTCGACGCGGTAGGGGTGCTCGGCGACGTCTTCGAGGAACAGCACGCCCCCCCGGATGCGGGGCCAGTGCGGCGTGCCCAGCAGCGAGCACAGCACCGTCAGGTTGCCGCCCCACAACGTGCCGTTGGCCGACAGGCCGTCAAAACCGGCCTCGGTGCGGAAACCCACGGCCTCGAGCTCGCCGCTCATCGCCTCGACGAAACAGCCTTCGGTGACCTCGTCGACACCGCCGGCGGCCTCGTCGCGGCCGAAGTCGTTGGCCGCCATCGGCCCGGTCCAGCTGCGCGCGCCGCCGTGTGCCAGCATGCCCAGCTGCAGCGCCGTCAGGTCGCTGTGGCCGACCCAGCGCGTACC is a window encoding:
- a CDS encoding LD-carboxypeptidase is translated as MTPHTDHEHGPGCDCGHEAPAAQTLWLYTPAGALQSAPALRRAAKRLARLGYEVTTDASALARQQRFAGDDETRLAAIHRVAEAAPSIALATRGGYGMTRLLDRLDWALLARSVEQGTRWVGHSDLTALQLGMLAHGGARSWTGPMAANDFGRDEAAGGVDEVTEGCFVEAMSGELEAVGFRTEAGFDGLSANGTLWGGNLTVLCSLLGTPHWPRIRGGVLFLEDVAEHPYRVERMLLQLLQAGVLGAQKAVLLGSFSDWKPVKSDRGYKLKTVVEYLRAQTGVPVLTGLPIGHVPTMVTLPVGAKVELVVQGRDVLVGW